A genomic stretch from Limnobacter thiooxidans includes:
- a CDS encoding sensor histidine kinase → MYPKCSLSASKMIHKLFGNLRMVLLIQVGLPVLVLLGTVLMLGLGFINTLAEERLQNDLKQVARAIRLPVSTALETKNFDQLNTSVESVFYINEVYGAYLFDANGNFLVSLGAVEPSQAQANRAIEKTLHGEFEQYENISGRSVYSFFLPLFDLSGRPSGLLQVTRLKSGIEDELSKIRLVAWSGFAGVAVLIILVLTWTHRRAIGAPVNRLLNGMQEIEAGNISHRLQATGPHEIKSLVAGLNGMLDSIQAAEQLAARQRLAQAAMAEKLRQSETLAALGQLSAGVAHELGAPLTVIDGRAQRLMRELDGPDQARQLTDIRNQVQRMTRIVRQLLDYGRSSMNYRQPIALDSLVRTAVKQQDQDEARTLIQQGPTLFINTDHSSMDQLLSNLLRNAWQANPEGTVTIGWEEASRQEVLIYVQDDGPGIPVDQRERVLQPFVTSKTPGEGSGLGLAIVQRIVREHGGRIQITDNPAGQGARIELVFPLTAKQEG, encoded by the coding sequence ATGTATCCAAAATGCAGCCTGTCTGCTTCCAAGATGATCCACAAACTGTTTGGCAATTTGCGCATGGTGTTGTTGATTCAGGTCGGCCTCCCCGTGCTTGTTTTATTGGGCACGGTCTTGATGCTGGGCTTGGGTTTTATCAACACCTTGGCAGAAGAACGCTTGCAGAATGATTTGAAACAGGTGGCGCGCGCCATTCGCCTGCCGGTCAGCACGGCACTTGAAACCAAGAACTTTGACCAGTTGAACACCAGCGTGGAATCGGTGTTCTACATCAACGAGGTGTATGGCGCTTACCTGTTCGATGCGAACGGCAATTTTCTCGTGTCGCTGGGTGCTGTTGAACCCTCGCAGGCCCAGGCCAACCGCGCCATTGAAAAAACCCTGCACGGTGAATTTGAGCAATATGAAAACATCAGTGGGCGCAGTGTGTACTCATTTTTTCTGCCCCTGTTTGATTTGTCGGGCAGGCCCAGCGGCCTGTTGCAGGTTACCCGCCTGAAAAGCGGCATCGAAGATGAACTGTCCAAGATCAGGCTTGTTGCATGGTCTGGTTTCGCGGGCGTGGCGGTGTTGATTATCCTGGTGCTGACGTGGACCCACCGGCGTGCCATTGGGGCCCCGGTCAACCGATTGCTCAACGGCATGCAGGAAATTGAAGCGGGCAACATCAGCCACCGTTTGCAGGCCACAGGGCCGCATGAAATCAAAAGTCTGGTTGCAGGCTTGAACGGCATGCTCGATTCCATTCAGGCGGCTGAACAACTGGCCGCGCGACAACGCCTTGCCCAAGCGGCCATGGCAGAAAAACTGCGGCAGTCGGAAACACTGGCGGCCTTGGGGCAATTGTCGGCGGGTGTCGCGCATGAACTGGGCGCACCCCTCACCGTGATCGACGGGCGGGCCCAGCGTTTGATGCGTGAACTTGATGGCCCCGATCAGGCAAGGCAACTGACAGACATTCGAAACCAGGTGCAGCGCATGACACGCATTGTTCGCCAATTGCTGGACTACGGGCGAAGTTCAATGAACTATCGCCAGCCCATTGCACTGGATTCACTGGTTCGCACTGCAGTAAAACAGCAGGACCAGGACGAAGCTCGAACCTTAATCCAGCAAGGCCCAACCCTGTTCATCAACACCGACCATTCCAGCATGGATCAGTTACTGTCCAACCTGCTGCGCAATGCCTGGCAAGCAAACCCTGAAGGCACAGTAACGATTGGCTGGGAAGAAGCGTCGCGGCAGGAAGTATTGATCTATGTGCAAGACGATGGGCCGGGTATTCCGGTGGATCAGCGTGAACGGGTGTTGCAGCCTTTCGTAACCAGCAAAACACCGGGCGAGGGCAGTGGGCTGGGTTTGGCCATCGTGCAACGCATTGTGCGTGAACACGGCGGGCGTATTCAAATCACCGACAACCCGGCCGGGCAGGGCGCCCGTATTGAACTGGTATTTCCTTTGACAGCAAAACAGGAAGGTTGA
- a CDS encoding DUF4168 domain-containing protein, which produces MRKQITTVLIAASMGFGATAFAQQAGSAVPGQNSPAASTAPAESSAQNFRNSDLEKFAGVQKPLDDIRSEYSQRVQSTQEPEKAAQLQQEASEKMMEVVKGSGLEVETYNQIAMAVQSDPQLQAKVQSMMN; this is translated from the coding sequence ATGAGAAAACAAATCACCACCGTTTTGATTGCTGCATCCATGGGTTTTGGTGCCACTGCGTTTGCTCAACAGGCAGGCTCTGCTGTACCAGGACAAAATTCACCGGCGGCCAGCACCGCGCCAGCAGAATCCTCTGCTCAAAACTTCAGAAATTCGGACCTGGAAAAATTCGCCGGTGTCCAAAAGCCGCTGGACGATATTCGCTCGGAATATTCCCAGCGCGTGCAGTCCACACAGGAACCTGAAAAGGCTGCCCAGCTGCAACAGGAAGCTTCCGAGAAAATGATGGAAGTGGTGAAAGGTTCTGGCCTGGAAGTGGAAACTTACAACCAGATTGCGATGGCTGTGCAAAGCGACCCTCAATTGCAGGCGAAGGTGCAGTCCATGATGAATTAA
- a CDS encoding AMP-binding protein → MSAAQYEKFETLLDCLDHWASVQPNKVYFTQPFSAEKTVDYTWAQVADQVNRMAAYLQSLNLPEKTHIGILGKNSAHWIMADLAIWRAGHVSIPLYPTLNAETAEYVLDNSDAKMIFIGKMDELWRVVEKGIPLDMPTITLPLAPQLKHAKQWDAIVAATAPTTKPVKRNKDEMATMLYTSGSTGKPKGVMISFNAMISALRGTSQVMSFNSTDRMISYLPLAHAAERAILETGSLFYGFHVYFSFGLDSFIQDLQRARPTLFFSVPRLWTKFYNGICGKIPLGVQHIIFRIPVLSGLFKKFLLKKLGLAEVRMALSGSAPLAPALMSWYRNLGLDLLEGYAMSENFAYSHCSLPGKVRVGYVGNTYPGVECKISEVGEVLVKSPCNMMGYYKNPELTAESYTEDGFLKTGDMGEIDAQGRLKITGRVKELFKTSKGKYIAPVPIENRLNGHELIEAVCVTGPSFSQPFALVMLPLEEHKKLEQNPGEASHVESEMTELLAHVNGQLEAHERLSCIVVVKDIWSMENGFLTPTMKIKRNVIEANYLPKAEGWVALKKPVVIES, encoded by the coding sequence ATGAGTGCAGCGCAGTACGAGAAATTTGAAACCCTGCTGGATTGCCTGGACCACTGGGCCAGCGTGCAACCCAACAAGGTGTATTTCACACAGCCATTTTCAGCGGAAAAAACCGTGGACTACACCTGGGCCCAGGTGGCTGACCAGGTCAACCGCATGGCTGCCTACCTGCAATCACTCAACCTGCCTGAAAAAACCCACATCGGCATCCTGGGTAAGAACAGTGCGCACTGGATCATGGCCGACCTGGCCATTTGGCGCGCAGGGCATGTGTCCATCCCCCTGTATCCCACACTGAACGCAGAAACTGCGGAATATGTACTGGACAACAGCGACGCCAAAATGATTTTCATCGGCAAGATGGACGAGCTGTGGCGCGTCGTGGAAAAAGGTATTCCACTGGACATGCCCACCATCACCTTGCCATTGGCCCCGCAGTTGAAACACGCCAAACAATGGGATGCCATTGTTGCAGCCACTGCGCCAACCACCAAGCCTGTCAAGCGCAACAAAGATGAAATGGCCACCATGCTGTACACATCGGGTAGCACCGGCAAACCCAAAGGTGTGATGATTTCTTTCAACGCCATGATCAGCGCCTTGCGCGGTACCTCGCAGGTGATGTCGTTCAACAGCACCGATCGAATGATTTCCTACCTGCCATTGGCCCACGCGGCCGAGCGCGCCATTCTGGAAACCGGTTCGCTGTTTTATGGCTTCCACGTGTATTTCTCGTTCGGGCTCGACAGTTTTATTCAAGACTTGCAACGCGCGCGCCCAACCCTGTTTTTCTCTGTGCCGCGCTTGTGGACCAAGTTCTACAACGGCATTTGCGGAAAAATTCCGCTCGGTGTTCAACACATCATTTTCCGCATTCCGGTGTTGTCGGGCTTGTTCAAGAAATTCCTGCTAAAAAAGCTGGGCTTGGCCGAAGTGCGCATGGCCTTGAGTGGTTCAGCGCCGCTGGCACCTGCCTTGATGTCCTGGTATCGCAACCTGGGGCTGGACTTGCTTGAAGGCTATGCCATGAGCGAGAACTTCGCCTATTCTCACTGCAGCCTGCCCGGCAAGGTGCGCGTGGGTTACGTGGGCAATACTTATCCCGGTGTTGAATGCAAGATTTCCGAAGTGGGTGAAGTGCTGGTGAAAAGCCCGTGCAACATGATGGGCTATTACAAAAACCCCGAGCTGACCGCAGAAAGCTACACCGAAGACGGATTTCTCAAGACCGGTGACATGGGCGAAATTGACGCACAAGGGCGCTTGAAAATCACTGGCCGCGTCAAGGAACTGTTCAAGACCAGCAAGGGCAAATACATAGCACCTGTGCCCATTGAAAACCGTTTGAACGGCCATGAACTGATCGAAGCCGTGTGTGTCACTGGCCCCTCGTTTTCCCAGCCTTTTGCATTGGTAATGCTGCCACTTGAAGAGCACAAAAAGCTTGAACAAAACCCGGGCGAGGCAAGCCATGTTGAAAGCGAAATGACTGAATTGCTGGCCCATGTGAACGGCCAGCTGGAAGCGCATGAAAGGCTCAGTTGCATTGTCGTGGTGAAAGACATCTGGAGCATGGAAAACGGCTTCCTGACCCCCACCATGAAAATCAAGCGCAACGTGATTGAAGCGAATTACCTGCCCAAGGCCGAAGGCTGGGTGGCCCTCAAAAAGCCTGTGGTAATCGAGTCCTGA
- a CDS encoding thiolase family protein has product MQSINKAVIVDGVRTPFLDSGGAYSQLMTYELGGKAIAGLVEKTGIDKGSIDLVTMGTVLHEIETSNVARESMLSAGLPSHIPAYTTSMAGLSASVGFANLCDMIALGRIEVGIAAGVESFSDIPIRYSQKIRRAAMKVRQDSSAKNILKNLASLRPADLKPEMPTGTDFTTRKTMGVCAEQMVEKFNVSREACDAFTVRSHQLAIQAIEQGLFADTIVPVQVPGSSTTVKHDNTPRKNSNMEQLAGMRSIFSKSGVITAAGSSRFTDGSAALMVTSLQAATRLGLTPLAEVVDYQLSGVNSLEQEMLLGPAVSIPKLLARNGLTMNDIDVWELHEAFAAQVLVNIACMERPEFAAEYHGGKTPGELPIDKLNSWGGSLSLGNPFAATGIRLLTTAARRLQHEKKRYAVVSSCAGGGLGAAILLENTQH; this is encoded by the coding sequence ATGCAGTCTATTAATAAAGCAGTGATTGTGGATGGTGTGCGCACCCCATTTCTGGATTCCGGCGGTGCCTATTCGCAGTTGATGACCTACGAACTGGGCGGCAAGGCCATCGCAGGGTTGGTGGAAAAAACCGGAATCGACAAAGGCAGCATCGACCTGGTCACCATGGGCACCGTGCTGCATGAAATTGAAACATCCAATGTGGCCCGCGAAAGCATGCTCAGTGCAGGCCTGCCTTCACACATTCCGGCTTACACCACCTCCATGGCGGGTTTGTCAGCCAGCGTGGGTTTTGCCAACCTGTGCGACATGATTGCACTGGGTCGAATTGAAGTGGGCATTGCCGCCGGTGTGGAAAGTTTTTCCGACATTCCCATCCGCTATTCGCAAAAAATTCGGCGTGCAGCCATGAAGGTTCGGCAAGACAGTTCGGCCAAAAACATTCTGAAAAATCTGGCCAGCCTTCGACCAGCTGACCTGAAACCGGAAATGCCCACCGGCACCGATTTCACCACCCGCAAAACAATGGGCGTGTGCGCCGAGCAAATGGTGGAAAAATTCAATGTCAGCCGCGAGGCTTGTGATGCCTTCACAGTGCGCAGTCACCAACTGGCCATTCAAGCCATTGAACAGGGTTTGTTTGCAGATACCATCGTGCCTGTGCAGGTGCCAGGTTCTTCCACAACCGTCAAACACGACAACACACCGCGCAAAAACAGCAACATGGAGCAACTGGCTGGCATGCGCTCCATTTTCAGCAAAAGCGGCGTGATCACGGCTGCCGGTTCATCCCGTTTTACCGATGGGTCTGCCGCCTTGATGGTCACCAGCCTGCAAGCGGCCACGCGCCTGGGCTTGACGCCTCTGGCCGAGGTGGTGGATTACCAACTGTCTGGGGTGAACAGCCTGGAGCAGGAAATGCTGCTGGGCCCTGCGGTGTCGATACCGAAACTGCTGGCCCGCAATGGCTTGACCATGAACGACATCGATGTGTGGGAACTTCACGAAGCTTTTGCAGCCCAAGTGCTGGTAAACATCGCGTGCATGGAACGCCCTGAATTTGCCGCCGAATACCATGGTGGCAAAACGCCGGGTGAGTTGCCAATCGACAAGTTGAATTCCTGGGGTGGCTCGCTGTCCCTGGGAAATCCGTTTGCAGCTACAGGCATTCGCCTGTTGACTACGGCCGCGCGAAGATTACAGCATGAAAAGAAACGGTATGCTGTTGTATCAAGTTGTGCCGGTGGTGGTTTGGGTGCTGCCATACTGCTTGAAAACACGCAGCATTAA
- a CDS encoding MaoC family dehydratase, translated as MLADYPLKYLALHWPNIRSMGWAAIRNATPLTRPGHLPELPVHLDARIGALNNELVDQYAAWAGAPAQRYAKALPPHFCSHWAMPMLAKLGSLAPYNLLSLLNQGLRMQIHQPLQRDDAIALHGSLMEVSDDGDKVRIHTRVQASNPKGELAVVIDSYSTVPRGKPASKSKPVKRDEFEFNTVGQWHAEEEDGLAFAMLTGDFNPIHTLKAVGKRTRFKSCILHGFGQLARTWEVLHNASFSIADIDVRWIKPLPLPNSGMQVQVSAKKDSEGYTQLRVAAADGTLHMVGRFK; from the coding sequence ATGCTTGCAGACTATCCATTGAAGTACCTGGCCTTGCATTGGCCCAACATCCGTTCCATGGGTTGGGCGGCCATTCGCAATGCAACACCGTTGACCCGCCCCGGCCATTTGCCGGAACTGCCGGTTCACCTGGATGCCCGCATTGGCGCCCTGAATAATGAACTGGTGGACCAATACGCCGCTTGGGCGGGTGCCCCTGCGCAACGCTATGCCAAGGCCTTGCCACCCCATTTTTGCAGCCACTGGGCCATGCCGATGTTGGCGAAGCTGGGTAGCCTGGCACCCTACAATTTGTTGTCGCTGCTGAACCAGGGTTTGCGCATGCAGATTCACCAACCCTTGCAGCGTGATGATGCCATCGCCCTGCACGGCAGCTTGATGGAAGTCAGCGACGATGGCGACAAGGTGCGCATTCACACCCGTGTGCAGGCCAGCAACCCGAAAGGCGAACTGGCGGTGGTCATCGACAGCTATTCCACAGTACCCCGTGGAAAGCCGGCTTCAAAAAGCAAACCCGTCAAGCGCGATGAATTTGAATTCAATACCGTGGGCCAGTGGCATGCGGAAGAAGAAGACGGCCTTGCCTTCGCCATGCTGACGGGCGACTTCAACCCCATTCACACCCTGAAAGCCGTGGGCAAACGCACCCGCTTCAAAAGCTGCATTTTGCATGGCTTTGGGCAGTTGGCCCGCACCTGGGAAGTACTTCACAATGCGTCGTTCAGCATTGCAGACATTGATGTGCGCTGGATCAAGCCGTTGCCCTTGCCCAACTCGGGCATGCAGGTACAGGTTAGTGCCAAAAAAGATTCGGAAGGCTACACCCAGTTGCGGGTGGCCGCTGCCGATGGCACCTTGCACATGGTGGGCCGCTTCAAATGA
- a CDS encoding acyl-CoA dehydrogenase family protein: MYTTYFNETHDEARRNIRRFVERHIQPHINEWEEAGTFPREVYKLAGEAGILGIGYPEAYGGNSEGDYFMSLVATEELLRAGSGGFFSSLMSHGIALPPIAKWASPEMKERIVPPVLQGEKIIALAVTEPGGGSDVANLKTRAVDCGDHYKVSGSKTYITSGIRADYYTVAVRTGGEGYGGISMLLMEKGMPGFTTGQPLKKMGWWCSDTAELFFDNVVVPKQNLIGIENGGFMMIMTNFEAERLGLACYANTLSELALNEALAYAKNRSTFGKPLSKHQVIRHKLADMATQLEASREFTYRVAARMQAGKPALKEVSMAKNFATKTSDFITYEAVQIFGGMGFMRESLVERLYRDNRIASIGGGTYEIMNEIIGKQLGL, translated from the coding sequence ATGTACACCACCTACTTCAACGAGACACACGACGAAGCACGCCGCAACATTCGCAGGTTTGTGGAGCGTCACATTCAACCCCACATCAATGAATGGGAAGAGGCGGGCACATTTCCGCGTGAAGTGTACAAACTGGCCGGGGAGGCTGGAATTCTGGGTATTGGTTACCCGGAGGCCTACGGTGGCAATTCCGAGGGCGACTATTTCATGAGCCTGGTGGCCACAGAAGAATTGTTACGCGCCGGTTCTGGCGGCTTTTTTTCCAGCCTGATGTCGCATGGCATTGCCTTGCCACCCATTGCGAAGTGGGCCAGCCCCGAGATGAAAGAACGCATTGTGCCACCCGTGTTGCAAGGTGAAAAAATCATCGCACTTGCTGTGACCGAGCCAGGTGGTGGGTCAGACGTTGCGAATTTGAAAACCCGCGCCGTGGATTGTGGCGACCACTACAAGGTGTCGGGTTCCAAAACCTACATCACGTCCGGCATTCGGGCCGACTATTACACCGTGGCCGTGCGCACAGGTGGCGAAGGTTATGGCGGCATCAGCATGCTGTTGATGGAAAAAGGCATGCCCGGTTTCACAACTGGCCAACCCTTGAAGAAAATGGGCTGGTGGTGCAGCGACACGGCCGAACTGTTTTTTGACAACGTGGTGGTGCCCAAGCAAAACCTGATCGGGATCGAGAACGGTGGCTTCATGATGATCATGACCAACTTCGAAGCCGAACGCCTGGGCTTGGCCTGCTATGCCAACACCCTGTCTGAACTGGCCTTGAATGAAGCACTGGCTTATGCAAAAAACCGCAGCACCTTTGGCAAGCCCTTGAGCAAGCACCAGGTAATTCGCCACAAGCTGGCCGACATGGCCACCCAACTGGAAGCCAGCCGTGAATTCACCTACCGCGTGGCCGCGCGCATGCAGGCTGGCAAGCCTGCCTTGAAGGAAGTGTCGATGGCCAAGAACTTTGCCACCAAGACATCCGACTTCATCACTTACGAAGCGGTGCAGATTTTCGGCGGCATGGGCTTCATGCGCGAAAGCCTGGTGGAGCGTTTGTACCGCGACAACCGCATCGCCTCCATTGGTGGCGGAACCTATGAAATCATGAATGAAATCATTGGCAAGCAATTGGGCCTGTAA
- a CDS encoding alpha/beta hydrolase fold domain-containing protein codes for MSSMSKSIRLFLRLCQGRLLAARNPEKVWRVGAQLTNMLQGLSRMPSGCTVNHRVVNGIAIEVIENTNAGANPDQTLLFLHGGGFAFGSAANYRAFVARLCKKAGVARAWVPDYTLMGQAPFPAGLNDVIAVWKGLLQERGQDELLLGGDSAGGNLSLALCHVLNREGLKLPARVYLSSPWLDPSMGMDDCRPSVNDAFLGPDLARAQDWLKRIFAAPYTTGHNPQDPLISPLLGDLSRLPPVYVQCAANEVFMIDSLRLVREAQKLGTVCHVDVWLGLFHDFILCSPRMPEGRAAFTSAAAWIGQGKLYRPPEFQSRIRQLSAPVQQPVV; via the coding sequence ATGAGTTCAATGTCCAAATCCATCCGCCTGTTTTTACGCCTCTGCCAAGGCCGTTTGCTGGCCGCCCGCAATCCTGAAAAGGTATGGCGCGTGGGCGCACAGCTAACCAATATGTTGCAGGGCTTGTCCCGCATGCCCAGTGGCTGCACTGTTAACCACAGGGTGGTCAATGGCATTGCCATCGAGGTGATTGAAAACACCAACGCGGGTGCGAATCCCGATCAAACCCTGTTGTTTCTTCATGGTGGCGGTTTTGCATTTGGAAGTGCCGCAAACTACCGCGCCTTCGTGGCCCGGCTTTGCAAAAAGGCCGGTGTGGCCCGGGCTTGGGTGCCTGACTACACCCTCATGGGCCAGGCTCCATTTCCGGCTGGCCTGAATGATGTCATTGCCGTGTGGAAAGGCCTCTTGCAGGAAAGAGGGCAGGATGAACTGCTGCTGGGTGGTGATTCCGCGGGCGGCAACCTGAGCCTGGCTTTGTGCCACGTGCTTAACCGGGAAGGTTTGAAACTGCCTGCACGCGTGTACCTCAGTTCGCCCTGGCTTGACCCGTCCATGGGCATGGACGATTGTCGCCCCTCTGTAAATGACGCCTTTCTTGGCCCCGACCTTGCGCGCGCCCAAGACTGGTTGAAGCGAATTTTTGCAGCACCTTACACCACCGGGCACAACCCGCAAGACCCGTTGATTTCGCCCTTGCTGGGGGACCTGTCGCGCCTGCCCCCTGTGTATGTGCAATGCGCAGCCAACGAGGTGTTCATGATCGACAGCCTGCGCCTGGTTCGCGAGGCGCAAAAACTTGGCACCGTGTGCCATGTCGACGTGTGGCTTGGGCTGTTTCACGATTTCATTTTGTGTTCGCCGCGCATGCCTGAAGGGCGCGCCGCATTCACTTCCGCTGCCGCTTGGATCGGGCAGGGTAAGTTGTATCGGCCACCGGAATTTCAATCGCGCATCCGGCAATTGTCCGCCCCTGTCCAACAACCTGTTGTCTGA
- a CDS encoding AraC family transcriptional regulator — translation MTGQAQEGRVVFPTAYTRMLAREQGLDHKGQQLLLRGTRLGPADLLELNTFIDAETQSVIVRNALQISHNPALGLRWGANLHLAAHGPLGTLIASSPTLGHAWKATEKFHDIRGGFARMEGHIASDHFAVIINMGIELDEVGRFFCEAVLATMVNHLGMIIGKSDPALRVELAYSAPVHAQQYPAYLHAPCVFGKSRTKIVIPHGLALMPNPLACAETYAMALARCEQILLEQKRPSTWSARVTELLRTNPGQIWTCEQVASHFHLSSRTLMRYLRDENTSYQTLRDSELGRQAKLSLMVSTNTVESVALSLGYQEASNFRRAFKRWFGITPQDFHAENQKGR, via the coding sequence GTGACCGGGCAAGCTCAAGAAGGCCGTGTGGTATTTCCCACGGCCTACACCCGCATGCTTGCGCGCGAGCAGGGGCTGGATCACAAAGGCCAGCAACTGCTGCTGCGCGGCACGCGCCTGGGCCCGGCCGACCTGCTTGAACTGAACACCTTCATTGATGCTGAAACCCAGTCCGTGATTGTGCGCAATGCACTTCAAATCAGCCACAACCCGGCACTGGGTTTGCGCTGGGGTGCCAACCTGCACCTGGCTGCACACGGCCCTTTGGGTACACTCATCGCGTCTTCACCCACCCTGGGGCATGCGTGGAAAGCCACTGAAAAATTTCATGACATACGCGGTGGCTTTGCCCGAATGGAAGGGCACATTGCCAGTGACCACTTTGCGGTGATCATCAACATGGGCATTGAACTGGACGAAGTAGGGCGCTTTTTTTGTGAAGCGGTACTGGCCACCATGGTCAACCACCTAGGCATGATCATCGGGAAATCCGACCCCGCACTGCGGGTCGAGTTGGCGTATTCTGCCCCCGTGCATGCCCAACAATATCCAGCATACCTGCATGCCCCCTGCGTTTTCGGAAAGTCACGCACAAAAATCGTGATTCCCCATGGCCTGGCCTTGATGCCCAACCCACTGGCCTGTGCAGAAACCTATGCCATGGCGCTGGCCCGTTGCGAGCAGATTTTGCTGGAACAAAAACGCCCCAGCACCTGGTCTGCCCGAGTCACCGAACTACTGCGCACCAACCCCGGCCAAATCTGGACCTGTGAGCAGGTGGCAAGCCACTTCCACCTGTCGTCCCGCACGCTGATGCGCTACCTGCGCGATGAAAACACCAGCTACCAAACCCTGCGGGATTCCGAACTGGGAAGGCAGGCCAAACTCAGCCTTATGGTCAGCACCAACACAGTGGAATCAGTTGCCTTGAGCCTGGGCTATCAAGAGGCCTCCAATTTCCGCCGCGCATTCAAGCGCTGGTTTGGCATCACACCCCAAGACTTCCACGCGGAGAATCAGAAAGGCAGGTAA